The Petrocella atlantisensis genome has a window encoding:
- a CDS encoding type II secretion system protein: protein MRLWDKLNNQKGSTLLFVVITVAILSMLGTALLAMSLMNINMKHNDNRIKKTLYYAESGIDQVYARVGKVVEVSISDAIADTDDDIKHILNEIDAMLLDETNLPPYVGINSSITYVEEAPIIELRDLIVPSGAMYMLDAEALKVLSDQIYRHHFRSAMNSNGSQSNLIAFLDSELFVYLDNNTPAQNNSSININTAAITVTPFSGVDTTYRVEGIESTFILGDHTEKKISTDIVVSDQIKSYPLNTIEKRTLLPDNPIWQKALVANDDIAFNAGAVVDIHGDIYGYGKLPVGDAIHNPKNYGGIMVNGTSRVTVHGNIFSRSYVQLTDGSSSNARLTVNNGLVYANSVVLQDGASGQMNFNGNVYTSDDLELNGTGGTIDINGSYYGYTDGSGTGVTHDLSSAIVINADMNGGSSLSIDGAFNPVASTKNDIDFLESHEGILIGGTAYVDVQPTRYQTAESVSLKGNFVAYTWGFDLETIDLMKSIGDSFFKQVPYDFYAGSDAVHDATLESKLLKDNVSWQAIYGSTISLANGTTPPFTPYDLKDRKAYFVAFKHYIDGDSNTFVKTGPGVNLQKYIYTTGLKLVYDATVGGNDFLDLTHHNGTNTNQVGQEGYDNLRIKTSLDHIYQLHMLRHRSDPGTPVIDNPDADPLVLPTYYNVNAVHKYTKIDTIGSLNHNNAPYPTVPSVLNAAQNALEITYVNDATAQPLHIYAGSLGSENPSIHIPSGRAQGVIVHNGDIVIHGNLEFAGPIISGGSITATGGTQTYKNNTLVIKNYLAQKIYEDNVLYNLFNVVDRSGPGSAPVFLEEIEFVDFDQTTTLDPNNNSPYRYSDLMGFEFWKVEE from the coding sequence ACAGCTCTACTTGCTATGTCCTTAATGAATATCAACATGAAGCATAATGACAATCGTATCAAGAAGACGTTATACTATGCTGAATCAGGGATAGATCAAGTCTATGCCCGTGTAGGTAAGGTGGTGGAAGTCTCTATTTCCGATGCCATTGCAGATACGGATGATGATATTAAACACATCTTAAATGAGATTGATGCCATGTTGTTGGATGAAACCAACCTTCCACCTTATGTTGGCATTAATAGCAGCATCACTTATGTTGAAGAAGCACCAATTATAGAACTAAGAGACCTGATTGTACCTAGTGGTGCCATGTACATGCTAGATGCAGAGGCCCTTAAGGTATTGTCGGATCAAATATACAGACACCATTTTAGAAGTGCCATGAATAGTAATGGTTCTCAAAGCAACCTTATTGCTTTTTTGGATTCAGAGTTATTTGTCTACTTGGATAACAATACACCTGCTCAGAATAACTCTTCCATTAACATCAATACAGCCGCCATTACTGTTACGCCTTTTTCAGGTGTTGACACAACGTATCGTGTTGAAGGTATAGAATCAACATTTATACTTGGGGATCATACAGAAAAGAAAATATCCACAGATATCGTTGTTAGTGATCAAATCAAATCTTATCCCCTTAATACCATTGAAAAAAGAACCCTTTTACCGGACAACCCTATATGGCAAAAAGCTTTGGTCGCTAATGATGATATAGCCTTTAATGCAGGTGCTGTCGTGGATATTCACGGTGATATCTATGGTTATGGCAAGCTTCCGGTAGGGGATGCCATTCATAATCCGAAAAATTATGGTGGGATTATGGTGAATGGTACGAGTAGGGTTACAGTACATGGCAATATCTTTAGCCGTAGTTATGTGCAACTAACGGACGGTAGTTCTAGTAATGCCAGGTTAACCGTGAACAATGGCTTGGTTTATGCCAATAGCGTTGTGTTACAAGATGGCGCCAGTGGTCAAATGAACTTCAATGGCAATGTTTATACCAGTGATGATTTGGAACTAAACGGTACAGGTGGTACCATAGATATTAACGGTAGTTATTATGGTTACACCGATGGGAGTGGCACAGGTGTTACACATGATCTTAGTAGTGCCATTGTTATTAACGCGGATATGAATGGTGGATCGTCTTTATCCATTGATGGTGCTTTTAATCCTGTTGCCAGTACCAAAAATGACATTGACTTCCTAGAGAGTCATGAAGGGATTCTAATTGGAGGGACAGCTTATGTGGATGTACAACCTACCAGGTATCAGACAGCAGAAAGCGTATCACTAAAAGGCAATTTTGTGGCTTATACATGGGGGTTTGACCTTGAAACCATTGATCTTATGAAATCTATAGGAGATAGTTTTTTCAAGCAAGTGCCTTATGATTTTTATGCTGGTAGTGATGCTGTTCATGATGCTACTTTAGAAAGTAAGTTATTAAAAGACAATGTTTCCTGGCAGGCTATATATGGGTCGACCATCAGTTTGGCAAATGGTACGACACCACCATTCACACCATACGATTTGAAAGATCGAAAAGCTTATTTTGTAGCTTTTAAGCACTATATTGATGGCGATAGTAATACCTTTGTCAAAACCGGGCCTGGTGTCAACCTTCAGAAATATATCTATACAACAGGATTAAAGTTGGTTTATGATGCTACAGTGGGGGGCAATGACTTTTTGGACCTTACCCATCATAATGGCACCAATACAAACCAGGTCGGACAAGAAGGCTATGATAATCTAAGAATTAAGACAAGCTTAGATCATATCTATCAACTTCATATGCTACGTCATAGAAGTGATCCGGGGACGCCGGTCATTGACAATCCGGACGCAGACCCTTTGGTTCTACCAACCTACTATAATGTAAACGCCGTCCATAAGTATACCAAGATTGATACCATAGGTTCACTCAACCATAATAATGCACCTTATCCTACCGTACCTAGTGTGTTGAATGCAGCTCAAAACGCACTTGAGATTACTTATGTCAATGATGCAACCGCTCAACCACTACATATATATGCCGGTAGCTTAGGTTCAGAAAACCCTTCCATACATATACCAAGTGGTAGGGCTCAAGGTGTTATTGTACATAACGGTGATATTGTGATCCACGGTAATTTGGAATTTGCCGGACCTATTATATCTGGAGGATCCATAACCGCAACTGGTGGCACCCAGACCTATAAGAACAACACATTGGTCATAAAAAACTACTTGGCACAGAAGATTTACGAGGACAATGTCCTGTATAACTTGTTTAATGTCGTGGACCGAAGTGGACCAGGGTCCGCGCCGGTATTCTTAGAAGAGATTGAATTTGTTGACTTTGATCAGACGACAACCTTAGATCCCAACAATAACAGCCCTTATAGATACAGTGATTTGATGGGTTTTGAATTCTGGAAAGTTGAAGAATAG
- a CDS encoding pilus assembly FimT family protein: MCVKCLNTIRRQEGYTLIEMIIVMALLAIAIGLSGFGLNTLYTNNINTYSNQLISEIKLVQTKEMASKDKDYRLTLAYDSTLEQYIGTTLVRMGPTGTYSTLKTIKFPKKVAIKKWDGTHYVDILPPSHTLVSFEFDTTSGQVKNTANGDGKYQISSTSSSRVIEFEVIKQNGRVVMDD; the protein is encoded by the coding sequence ATGTGTGTAAAATGTTTGAACACAATCAGAAGACAAGAGGGTTATACCCTTATTGAGATGATTATTGTCATGGCCTTACTCGCCATTGCCATTGGTCTTTCCGGCTTTGGGTTAAATACATTGTACACCAACAACATCAACACTTATTCAAATCAACTGATTAGTGAAATTAAGTTGGTTCAAACAAAAGAGATGGCTTCTAAGGATAAAGACTATAGATTGACTTTGGCTTATGATTCAACCCTAGAACAATATATCGGAACCACTTTGGTACGTATGGGACCAACAGGAACATATTCGACTTTAAAAACCATCAAATTCCCAAAAAAAGTAGCTATAAAAAAATGGGATGGTACGCATTATGTGGATATTCTACCACCCAGTCATACTTTAGTCAGTTTTGAATTTGATACGACTTCCGGCCAAGTTAAGAATACGGCCAATGGTGACGGCAAGTATCAAATCAGTTCAACGTCGTCAAGTCGGGTGATTGAATTTGAGGTGATTAAGCAAAACGGAAGGGTGGTTATGGATGACTAG